The following proteins come from a genomic window of Achromobacter sp. AONIH1:
- a CDS encoding YidB family protein: MSLLDTLASMAGGGNGQQGGNASLLPALIEHLNQYPGGLSGLIASFQKGGLGEIVASWVGKGENLPVSADQLGSVLDPGVVQSLADKTGQDASSVLGSLSTMLPQLVDKATPDGTAQPGQSFNPTDLLASLSGLFGNRG, encoded by the coding sequence ATGAGCCTATTGGATACCTTGGCCTCGATGGCCGGCGGCGGCAACGGGCAGCAGGGCGGTAACGCCTCGCTCCTGCCCGCCCTGATCGAACACCTGAACCAGTACCCGGGCGGCCTGTCCGGCCTGATCGCCAGCTTCCAGAAGGGCGGCCTGGGCGAGATCGTGGCGTCGTGGGTGGGCAAGGGCGAGAACCTGCCCGTCAGCGCCGACCAGCTCGGCTCGGTGCTGGACCCCGGCGTGGTGCAGAGCCTGGCGGACAAGACCGGCCAGGACGCCAGCTCCGTGCTGGGCTCGCTGTCGACGATGCTGCCGCAACTGGTCGACAAGGCCACGCCCGACGGCACGGCGCAGCCCGGCCAGTCGTTCAACCCGACCGACCTGCTGGCTTCCCTGTCCGGCCTGTTCGGCAACCGCGGCTGA
- a CDS encoding ferritin-like domain-containing protein gives MNSNTHPPGVACLRAQALHALAVDDWAGKLAAVRAIDDAPIVDTERRLEPTRALPGRPARPGLVSPQQLRHRSPASPEGRAALLHALAHIEFNAVNLALDIIWRFAGMPAAFYLDWLRVAREEAYHFELLNQRLASLGHVYGDFPAHNGLWDMAERTRSDLLARLALVPRTLEARGLDASPMIRDKLNSVGDAESAAVLDIILADEIGHVAIGNRWFKHLCAQQGRDPVACYAELAQLHGAPRLRGPFNLEARRAAGFDETELAALQAASPTL, from the coding sequence ATGAACAGCAATACCCACCCGCCGGGCGTCGCCTGTCTGCGGGCTCAGGCCCTGCACGCGCTGGCGGTCGATGACTGGGCCGGCAAGCTGGCCGCCGTGCGCGCCATCGACGACGCGCCCATCGTCGATACGGAACGTCGCCTGGAACCGACCCGCGCGCTGCCGGGCCGGCCGGCGCGCCCCGGGCTGGTGTCGCCGCAGCAGCTGCGGCATCGCTCGCCGGCCTCGCCCGAAGGGCGCGCCGCGCTGCTGCACGCGCTGGCGCATATCGAATTCAACGCGGTCAACCTGGCGCTGGACATCATCTGGCGTTTCGCCGGCATGCCGGCGGCGTTTTACCTGGACTGGCTGCGCGTGGCGCGCGAAGAGGCCTATCACTTCGAGCTGCTGAACCAGCGCCTGGCCAGCCTGGGCCATGTCTATGGCGATTTCCCCGCGCACAACGGCCTGTGGGACATGGCCGAGCGCACCCGTAGCGACCTGCTGGCGCGGCTGGCGCTGGTGCCGCGCACGCTGGAGGCGCGCGGGCTGGATGCCTCGCCCATGATCCGCGACAAATTGAACAGCGTCGGCGATGCCGAGAGCGCGGCAGTGTTGGATATCATCCTGGCCGACGAGATCGGCCATGTGGCGATCGGCAACCGCTGGTTCAAGCATCTGTGCGCGCAGCAGGGCAGGGACCCCGTGGCCTGCTACGCGGAACTGGCGCAATTGCACGGCGCGCCTCGCCTGCGCGGTCCGTTCAATCTGGAAGCGCGCCGCGCCGCCGGTTTCGACGAAACCGAACTGGCGGCTTTGCAGGCCGCTTCTCCAACCCTGTAA
- a CDS encoding DUF4434 domain-containing protein, protein MPPRPRCVPAAPGRRRLLQALALGALSPLSACAPRRPVQGTFLQLWRSHLDLTPAQWAERIAACRRLGSREIFLQWVGLEGGRPDDWMAPDAVLGQIFDEAARHGMGVHVGLPYDQRWWNVLATPDDEALARYLVLTREQGLAYMRTAPWSARRNFRGWYLPYELEQYNWASAPRQALLWPWLDAFARAALDNSGRAPCISTYFSRLGGSGTLEQLWRGILDHARVHPMIQDGVGVAGLDNLKALEPLRRLLLARHAPFDLVIELFEELPSGSTDGSTFKARSADFERVRKQWLIADSYGAQRVVAFALDPWVIGDSPEARVLRQAWMRARA, encoded by the coding sequence ATGCCGCCGAGGCCGCGCTGCGTTCCCGCCGCGCCCGGCCGCCGGCGCCTGTTGCAGGCGCTGGCGCTGGGCGCGTTGTCGCCGCTGTCGGCCTGCGCGCCGCGCCGGCCGGTGCAAGGCACCTTCCTGCAGCTGTGGCGCAGCCACCTGGACCTGACGCCCGCGCAGTGGGCCGAGCGCATCGCCGCCTGCCGCCGCCTGGGCAGCCGCGAGATCTTCCTGCAATGGGTCGGCCTGGAAGGCGGCAGGCCCGACGACTGGATGGCGCCCGACGCCGTGCTGGGCCAGATCTTCGACGAGGCCGCGCGCCACGGCATGGGCGTGCACGTGGGACTGCCCTACGACCAGCGCTGGTGGAACGTGCTGGCCACGCCCGATGACGAGGCGCTGGCGCGCTACCTGGTCCTCACCCGCGAGCAGGGCCTGGCCTACATGCGGACCGCGCCCTGGTCCGCGCGCCGCAATTTTCGCGGCTGGTATCTGCCGTATGAACTGGAGCAGTACAACTGGGCGTCCGCGCCCCGCCAGGCGCTGCTGTGGCCGTGGCTGGACGCCTTTGCGCGCGCGGCCTTGGACAACAGCGGCCGCGCGCCCTGCATCTCGACATATTTCAGTCGCCTGGGCGGCAGCGGTACGCTGGAACAGCTGTGGCGCGGCATCCTGGACCATGCGCGCGTGCATCCCATGATCCAGGACGGCGTGGGCGTGGCGGGCCTGGACAACCTGAAGGCGCTGGAGCCGCTGCGCCGTTTGCTGTTGGCGCGCCATGCGCCGTTCGATCTGGTCATCGAACTGTTCGAGGAGCTGCCCTCGGGCAGCACGGATGGGTCCACCTTCAAGGCGCGCTCGGCCGATTTCGAGCGGGTGCGCAAGCAATGGCTGATCGCCGACAGCTACGGCGCGCAGCGCGTCGTGGCCTTCGCGCTGGATCCCTGGGTCATCGGCGACAGCCCCGAGGCGCGCGTGCTGCGGCAGGCCTGGATGCGGGCGCGCGCCTGA
- the cphA gene encoding cyanophycin synthetase — translation MKKKDIEFLDVVALRGPNIWTYRPVLEAWVDIGELEDYPSNTIPGFYERLTEWLPTLIEHRCSPGVRGGFLMRLKEGTWPGHILEHVTLELQNLAGLRGGFGKARETSTRGVYKVVVRAWQEQVTRAALEEARNLVMAGIEARPFDVPAAVARLRTLIDRHCLGPSTACIVDAADDRDIPYIRLFEGNLVQFGYGSRQRRIWTAETDRTSAIAEGISRDKDLTKELLSTCGVPVPEGRLVDSPEDAWDAAEDIGLPVVVKPYDGNHGRGVFTNLTTREEVLSAYAVAVEEGSGVIVERFVLGNEHRLLVVGDRMVAAAAGEPAWVTGDGKSSITELIDNQINTDPRRGRTENHPLNPVRLDSAARLEIARQGMDADSVPADGQRVLVQRSGNVAFDVTDKVHPSVAATVTLAARIVGLDIAGVDLVAEDISRPLDEQRGAIVEVNAGPGLLMHLKPADGTPRPVGRAIVDHLFPEGDAGRIPIVGVTGTNGKTVVARLIARLLYLSGKRTGLACSEGLYLDRRLVQKGDRADFASGTRVLMNRNVDAAVIENDSSVILGQGLAYDRCQVGVVTNIDDADHLGDFDINDAERMFNVFRTQVDVVLPGGYTVLNARDPRVVEMAELSDGAVIFFGIDPAQPAIAAHLQQDGRAVFVRDGAIVLAQGPRQERLADVAAIPLTHGGRVAFQVENVLAAVGAAWALDIPVELIRAGIETFDIDQADAPWQFTLFERGGSTVVVDDAHNASALRPLIAAIDQFPATARCAVYSAGADRRDADLIEQGKLLGDAFDRVVLYDDATVRSKRPEGQARALLRQGLAQGSRVKHIEDEPDHGKAIAGALDAIAAGDFVLLQSDEAFSGPTIDLVRRWIQQH, via the coding sequence ATGAAAAAGAAAGACATTGAATTTCTCGATGTCGTGGCTTTGCGCGGCCCGAACATTTGGACCTACCGTCCGGTCCTGGAAGCCTGGGTGGACATCGGCGAGCTGGAAGACTACCCGTCGAACACGATCCCCGGATTCTACGAACGCCTGACCGAATGGCTGCCGACCCTGATCGAGCACCGTTGCAGCCCGGGGGTGCGGGGCGGCTTCCTGATGCGACTGAAGGAAGGCACCTGGCCCGGCCACATTCTTGAACATGTCACCCTGGAACTGCAGAACCTCGCCGGCCTGCGCGGCGGTTTCGGCAAGGCCCGGGAAACCTCCACCCGCGGCGTCTACAAGGTCGTGGTGCGCGCCTGGCAGGAACAGGTCACCCGCGCCGCGCTGGAAGAAGCCCGCAACCTGGTCATGGCCGGCATCGAGGCCCGCCCGTTCGACGTGCCCGCCGCCGTGGCGCGCCTGCGCACGCTGATCGACCGCCACTGCCTGGGCCCCAGCACGGCCTGCATCGTGGACGCGGCCGACGACCGCGACATTCCCTACATCCGCCTGTTCGAGGGCAACCTGGTGCAGTTCGGCTACGGCTCGCGCCAGCGCCGCATCTGGACCGCCGAGACCGACCGCACCAGCGCCATCGCCGAGGGCATCTCGCGCGACAAGGACCTGACCAAGGAACTGCTGTCCACCTGCGGCGTGCCGGTGCCGGAAGGCCGCCTGGTCGACAGCCCCGAGGACGCCTGGGACGCGGCCGAGGACATCGGCCTGCCGGTGGTGGTCAAGCCCTATGACGGCAACCACGGCCGCGGCGTCTTCACCAACCTGACCACGCGCGAGGAAGTGCTGTCGGCCTACGCCGTCGCGGTCGAGGAAGGCAGCGGCGTCATCGTCGAGCGCTTCGTGCTGGGCAACGAGCACCGCCTGCTGGTCGTGGGCGACCGCATGGTGGCCGCCGCCGCCGGCGAGCCGGCCTGGGTCACGGGCGACGGCAAGTCCTCCATCACCGAGCTGATCGACAACCAGATCAATACCGACCCGCGCCGCGGCCGCACCGAGAATCACCCGCTGAACCCGGTGCGCCTGGATTCCGCCGCGCGCCTGGAGATCGCCCGCCAGGGCATGGACGCCGACAGCGTGCCCGCCGACGGCCAGCGCGTGCTGGTGCAGCGCAGCGGCAACGTGGCGTTCGACGTGACCGACAAGGTCCACCCCAGCGTCGCCGCGACCGTGACGCTGGCCGCCCGCATCGTCGGCCTGGACATCGCCGGCGTGGACTTGGTGGCCGAGGACATCTCGCGGCCGCTGGACGAGCAGCGCGGCGCCATCGTCGAAGTCAACGCCGGCCCCGGCCTGCTGATGCACCTGAAGCCGGCCGACGGCACGCCCCGCCCCGTGGGCCGGGCCATCGTCGACCACCTGTTCCCCGAAGGCGACGCCGGCCGCATCCCCATCGTCGGCGTCACCGGCACCAACGGCAAGACCGTGGTCGCGCGCCTGATCGCGCGCCTGCTGTACCTGTCGGGCAAGCGCACCGGCCTGGCCTGCAGCGAGGGCCTGTACCTGGACCGCCGCCTGGTGCAGAAGGGCGACCGCGCCGACTTCGCCTCGGGCACGCGCGTCCTGATGAACCGCAACGTCGACGCCGCCGTCATCGAGAACGACAGCAGCGTGATCCTGGGCCAGGGCCTGGCCTACGACCGCTGCCAGGTCGGCGTGGTCACCAACATCGACGACGCCGACCACCTCGGCGATTTCGACATCAATGACGCCGAACGCATGTTCAACGTCTTCCGCACGCAGGTGGACGTGGTGCTGCCCGGCGGCTACACGGTGCTGAACGCGCGCGATCCGCGCGTGGTCGAAATGGCCGAGCTGTCCGACGGCGCCGTGATCTTCTTCGGCATCGACCCCGCCCAGCCCGCCATCGCCGCCCACCTGCAGCAGGATGGCCGCGCCGTGTTCGTGCGCGACGGCGCCATCGTGCTGGCGCAGGGCCCGCGCCAGGAACGCCTGGCCGACGTGGCCGCGATCCCGCTGACCCACGGCGGCCGCGTGGCCTTCCAGGTCGAGAACGTGCTGGCCGCCGTCGGCGCGGCCTGGGCACTGGACATTCCGGTGGAGCTGATCCGCGCCGGCATCGAGACCTTCGACATCGATCAGGCCGACGCGCCCTGGCAATTCACGCTGTTCGAGCGCGGCGGCAGCACGGTCGTGGTCGACGACGCGCACAACGCCTCGGCGCTGCGCCCGCTGATCGCCGCCATCGACCAATTCCCCGCCACCGCGCGCTGCGCCGTCTACTCGGCCGGCGCCGACCGCCGCGACGCCGACCTGATCGAACAGGGCAAGCTGCTGGGCGACGCCTTCGACCGCGTGGTGCTGTACGACGACGCCACGGTGCGCAGCAAGCGTCCCGAAGGCCAGGCGCGCGCGCTGCTGCGCCAGGGCCTGGCGCAAGGCAGCCGCGTCAAGCACATCGAGGACGAACCCGACCACGGCAAGGCCATCGCCGGCGCGCTGGACGCCATCGCCGCCGGCGACTTCGTCCTGCTGCAGTCGGACGAAGCCTTCTCCGGCCCCACCATCGATCTGGTCCGCCGCTGGATCCAGCAACACTGA
- a CDS encoding DUF1854 domain-containing protein: protein MTLPTFQLRRNAFGRLVFQGADGQAHEGVLPVRAFPISQPGRGLSLVTADGHELLWIDQLADLPADARALVEEELASREFMPEIRKLKSVSAFATPTVWKVETDRGETAFTLRGEEDIRRLNAQTLLIADNHGIFYLIRDLMSLDKHSRKLLDRFL from the coding sequence ATGACGCTTCCCACATTCCAATTGCGCCGCAATGCCTTCGGCCGCCTGGTGTTCCAGGGCGCCGACGGCCAGGCGCACGAGGGCGTGCTGCCCGTGCGCGCCTTTCCCATCAGCCAGCCGGGCCGGGGCCTGTCGCTGGTGACCGCCGACGGCCACGAACTGCTCTGGATCGATCAACTGGCGGACCTGCCCGCCGACGCCCGGGCGCTGGTGGAAGAGGAACTCGCCAGCCGCGAGTTCATGCCGGAGATCCGCAAGCTCAAGAGCGTGTCGGCCTTCGCCACCCCCACCGTCTGGAAGGTCGAGACCGACCGGGGCGAGACGGCCTTCACGCTGCGCGGCGAGGAAGACATCCGCCGCCTGAACGCGCAGACGCTGCTGATCGCCGACAACCACGGCATCTTCTATCTGATCCGCGACCTGATGTCGCTGGACAAGCACAGCCGCAAGCTGCTGGATAGGTTCTTGTAG
- a CDS encoding lytic murein transglycosylase gives MKPAHPVTPIPSRFARSRALLLAAALAASLPAMPAVAADSFDGCLARLRAPALKTGVSAATFDTHTATLAPDMSVLDLLDFQPEFRTPIWDYMAALVDDERVTDGQAGMERWRADLQRASARYGVDPAVIAAVWGVESNYGQTLGERSLLVSLSTLSCYGRRQAYFRGEFFATLKIIQDEGIAPEKLRGSWAGAFGQTQFMPSTYLRLAVDGDGDGRRDLIDSVPDALASTANFLKHAGWNGGMAWGYEVRLPAGFNAAGAGRKNKRALSHWAGQGITRADGRPLPASDAQAALLLPAGRGGPAFLVTRNFDALYSYNAAESYALAIAHLSDRLRGGGPLVQAWPTDDPGLSRAERRELQTLLIARGYDIGEPDGLIGAHTRNALQKAQRELGLPADGRAGQKVLRALRGDAG, from the coding sequence ATGAAACCCGCCCATCCCGTCACCCCCATCCCGTCGCGCTTCGCACGATCCCGCGCGCTGCTGCTGGCCGCCGCGCTGGCCGCTTCGCTGCCCGCCATGCCCGCCGTGGCGGCCGACAGCTTCGACGGCTGCCTGGCCCGGCTGCGTGCGCCGGCGCTGAAAACCGGCGTGTCGGCCGCCACCTTCGATACCCACACGGCGACGCTGGCGCCCGACATGAGCGTGCTGGATCTGCTGGATTTCCAGCCCGAGTTCCGCACGCCCATCTGGGACTACATGGCGGCGCTGGTCGATGACGAGCGCGTGACCGATGGCCAGGCGGGCATGGAGCGCTGGCGGGCGGATCTGCAGCGCGCCTCGGCCCGCTACGGCGTGGATCCGGCGGTCATCGCCGCCGTCTGGGGCGTGGAGAGCAACTACGGACAGACCCTGGGCGAGCGTTCCCTGCTGGTGTCGCTGTCGACCCTGTCCTGCTATGGCCGCCGGCAGGCGTATTTCCGGGGCGAGTTCTTCGCCACGCTCAAGATCATCCAGGACGAAGGCATCGCGCCCGAGAAGCTGCGGGGCTCCTGGGCCGGCGCTTTCGGCCAGACCCAGTTCATGCCGTCGACGTATCTGCGGTTGGCGGTGGACGGCGACGGCGACGGCCGTCGAGACCTGATAGACAGCGTGCCGGACGCGCTCGCATCCACCGCGAATTTCCTCAAGCACGCGGGCTGGAATGGCGGCATGGCCTGGGGTTACGAGGTCCGGCTGCCGGCGGGGTTCAATGCCGCCGGCGCGGGACGCAAGAACAAGCGCGCCCTGTCGCACTGGGCCGGCCAGGGCATCACGCGGGCCGACGGCCGGCCTTTGCCCGCCAGCGATGCCCAGGCGGCGCTGCTGCTGCCCGCCGGTCGCGGCGGCCCGGCATTCCTGGTGACGCGCAACTTCGACGCGCTCTATTCCTATAACGCGGCCGAAAGCTACGCGCTGGCGATCGCGCACCTGTCCGACCGGCTGCGCGGCGGCGGCCCGCTGGTCCAGGCCTGGCCGACTGATGATCCGGGGCTGTCGCGCGCCGAGCGGCGCGAATTGCAGACTCTGCTGATTGCCCGCGGCTATGACATTGGCGAGCCCGATGGCCTCATCGGCGCCCATACCCGGAATGCGCTGCAGAAGGCGCAGCGCGAACTGGGCCTGCCGGCCGATGGGCGGGCAGGCCAGAAGGTGTTGCGGGCCTTGCGCGGCGACGCCGGCTGA
- a CDS encoding GNAT family N-acetyltransferase, with amino-acid sequence MDSSPRLTIETDLSRIDARQWDALAGDQPFLRHAFLRAMHETGCASPRTGWSPHYLALWRGQTLAGAVPLYLKSHSRGEYVFDHAWADAFERYGLRYYPKLLSAVPFTPVTGPRLLAAGPDERAALARALIAFAEEIGVSSLHLLFPSDTDMRALREAGFLVRESVQFHWRNAGHADFDAFLASMSHDKRKKIRQDRKKVAAAGLRHRWLRGDAIGADELDFFYQCYRTTYFQHGNPPYLSADFFHRAHRDQPDAFVLILAERDGAPVAAALNLAGGDALYGRYWGATEYVPGLHFETCYMQAIAYCIAHGFARFEGGAQGEHKMARGLLPTPTWSAHWVADPRFADAIQRFLDEETTAVEGYLDELEAHTPFKQNTPDSAG; translated from the coding sequence ATGGATTCCTCGCCGCGCCTGACCATCGAAACCGACCTGTCCCGCATCGACGCCCGTCAATGGGACGCGCTGGCCGGCGACCAGCCCTTCCTGCGCCACGCCTTTTTGCGGGCAATGCACGAGACCGGCTGCGCCTCGCCACGGACCGGCTGGTCGCCGCACTACCTGGCGCTGTGGCGCGGCCAGACGCTGGCCGGCGCCGTGCCGCTGTACCTGAAATCTCACTCGCGCGGCGAGTACGTGTTCGACCATGCCTGGGCCGACGCCTTCGAGCGGTACGGCTTGCGCTATTACCCCAAGCTGCTGTCGGCCGTTCCCTTCACTCCCGTGACCGGCCCCCGCCTGCTGGCCGCCGGCCCGGACGAGCGCGCCGCGCTGGCGCGCGCGCTGATCGCCTTCGCCGAGGAAATCGGCGTGTCCTCGCTGCACCTGCTGTTCCCGTCCGATACCGACATGCGCGCGCTGCGCGAGGCCGGCTTCCTGGTCCGCGAAAGCGTGCAGTTCCATTGGCGCAATGCCGGCCATGCCGATTTCGACGCCTTCCTGGCCTCGATGAGCCACGACAAGCGCAAGAAGATCCGGCAGGACCGCAAGAAGGTCGCCGCCGCCGGCCTGCGCCACCGCTGGCTGCGCGGCGACGCCATCGGCGCGGACGAGCTGGATTTCTTCTACCAGTGCTACCGCACCACCTATTTCCAGCACGGCAACCCGCCTTACCTGAGCGCGGACTTCTTCCACCGCGCCCACCGCGACCAGCCCGACGCCTTCGTGCTGATCCTGGCCGAACGCGACGGCGCGCCCGTGGCGGCGGCGCTGAACCTGGCCGGCGGCGACGCGCTGTACGGACGTTACTGGGGCGCCACGGAATACGTGCCGGGCCTGCATTTCGAGACCTGCTACATGCAGGCCATCGCCTACTGCATCGCGCACGGCTTCGCCCGCTTCGAAGGCGGCGCGCAAGGCGAACACAAGATGGCGCGCGGCCTGCTGCCCACCCCCACCTGGTCCGCCCACTGGGTCGCCGACCCGCGCTTCGCCGACGCGATCCAACGCTTCCTGGACGAGGAAACCACGGCGGTTGAGGGCTACCTGGACGAACTGGAAGCGCACACGCCGTTCAAGCAGAACACGCCCGATAGTGCTGGTTAA
- a CDS encoding ABC transporter transmembrane domain-containing protein encodes MKKPNLHSGLADAFPARWRDEIRAELTDGETLLAWVEIDLDQRLKFHPGLVAATDKRLLARKADDSGWESWAYGPQLSLTLADHAGAAVMELHDDSARLGIWRFTLACNPPALRLLAQFEAQQAIRLSGQPPQHDGDRACIICHNPIPEDAEECPVCHREQAAPSSTWALLRLWRFAKPYRLALLSGFLLTLLGTAAAMVPPYLTMPLMDDVLIPFQNGAPIDYDKVRLYLGGLLASAVLAWGLGWARTFILAWVSERIGADLRTTTYEHLQKLSLEYFGGKRTGDLISRIGSETDRICVFLSLHLLDFANDILMIVMTAVILVSINPWLALVTLVPLPFIIWMIHAVRDRLRHGFEKVDRIWSEITNVLADTIPGIRVVKAFAQEKREVARFREANNRNLEVNDRVNTVWSLFSPTVTLLTEVGLLVVWIFGIWQVSQKQITVGVLAAFLAYIGRFYTRLDSMSRIVSVTQKAAAGAKRIFDILDHVSSVPEPQNPAKLPQINGRIELREVGFRYGNRQVIRGLNLNIAPGEMIGLVGHSGSGKSTLINLICRFYDVSEGAVMVDGADIRSLRVSEYRRNIGLVLQEPFLFFGTIAENIAYGKPEATREEIVAAARAAHAHEFILRLPHGYDSLVGERGQALSGGERQRISIARALLIDPRILILDEATSSVDTTTEKEIQKALDNLVRGRTTIAIAHRLSTLRKADRLVVLDRGQIVEQGPHEELMAKEGAYYRLYQAQARQAEADAQAPGSDDMAAVA; translated from the coding sequence ATGAAAAAACCAAACCTGCATTCAGGCCTTGCCGATGCCTTTCCTGCCCGCTGGCGGGATGAAATCCGCGCCGAACTGACCGATGGCGAAACCCTGCTGGCCTGGGTCGAGATAGACCTGGACCAGCGGCTGAAGTTCCATCCTGGCCTGGTGGCGGCCACGGACAAGCGCCTTTTGGCGCGCAAGGCCGACGACAGCGGCTGGGAGTCCTGGGCGTACGGTCCCCAATTGTCCCTGACGCTGGCCGACCATGCCGGCGCGGCGGTCATGGAATTGCACGACGACAGCGCGCGCCTGGGCATCTGGCGCTTCACGCTGGCCTGCAACCCGCCGGCGCTGCGCCTGCTGGCGCAGTTCGAGGCGCAGCAGGCCATCCGCCTGTCTGGCCAGCCGCCGCAACATGACGGCGATCGCGCCTGCATCATCTGCCACAACCCGATTCCCGAAGACGCCGAGGAATGCCCGGTCTGCCATCGCGAGCAGGCGGCGCCGTCATCGACCTGGGCGCTGCTGCGGCTGTGGCGCTTCGCCAAGCCGTACCGGCTGGCGCTGCTGTCCGGCTTCCTGCTGACGTTGCTGGGCACGGCCGCCGCGATGGTGCCGCCGTACCTGACCATGCCGCTGATGGACGATGTGCTGATCCCGTTCCAGAACGGCGCGCCCATCGACTACGACAAGGTCCGCCTCTACCTGGGCGGCCTGCTGGCCTCGGCTGTCCTGGCGTGGGGCCTGGGCTGGGCCCGCACCTTCATCCTGGCCTGGGTCAGCGAGCGGATCGGCGCGGACCTGCGCACCACCACCTACGAACACCTGCAGAAGCTGTCGCTGGAATACTTCGGCGGCAAGCGCACCGGCGACCTGATCTCGCGCATCGGCAGCGAGACCGACCGCATCTGCGTGTTCCTGTCGCTGCACCTGCTCGACTTCGCCAATGACATCCTGATGATCGTCATGACGGCGGTCATCCTGGTGTCGATCAACCCCTGGCTGGCGCTGGTGACGTTGGTGCCGCTGCCCTTCATCATCTGGATGATCCACGCCGTGCGCGACCGGCTGCGGCATGGCTTCGAGAAGGTCGATCGCATCTGGTCGGAAATCACCAACGTGCTGGCCGACACCATCCCGGGGATCCGCGTGGTCAAGGCCTTCGCCCAGGAAAAGCGCGAGGTCGCCCGTTTCCGCGAAGCCAACAACCGCAACCTGGAAGTCAATGACCGCGTCAACACGGTCTGGTCGCTGTTCTCGCCCACGGTCACGCTGCTGACCGAGGTCGGCCTGCTGGTGGTGTGGATCTTCGGCATCTGGCAGGTCTCGCAGAAGCAGATCACGGTGGGCGTGCTGGCGGCCTTCCTGGCCTATATCGGCCGCTTCTACACGCGCCTGGATTCCATGAGCCGGATCGTGTCGGTGACGCAGAAGGCCGCCGCCGGCGCCAAGCGCATCTTCGACATCCTGGATCACGTTTCCAGCGTGCCCGAACCGCAGAATCCGGCCAAGCTGCCGCAGATCAACGGCCGCATCGAATTGCGCGAGGTGGGTTTCCGCTACGGCAACCGGCAGGTCATCCGCGGTCTGAACCTGAACATCGCGCCGGGCGAGATGATCGGCCTGGTCGGCCACAGCGGCTCGGGCAAGAGCACGCTGATCAACCTGATCTGCCGCTTCTACGACGTGTCCGAGGGCGCGGTGATGGTGGACGGCGCCGACATCCGCTCGCTGCGCGTGTCCGAGTACCGCCGCAACATCGGCCTGGTGCTGCAGGAACCGTTCCTGTTCTTCGGCACCATCGCCGAGAACATCGCCTACGGCAAGCCGGAGGCCACGCGCGAGGAAATCGTCGCGGCCGCGCGCGCCGCGCACGCGCATGAGTTCATCCTGCGGCTGCCGCATGGCTACGACTCGCTGGTCGGCGAGCGCGGCCAGGCCTTGTCCGGCGGCGAACGCCAGCGCATCTCGATCGCGCGCGCGCTGCTGATCGATCCGCGCATCCTGATCCTGGACGAAGCCACGTCCTCGGTGGACACCACCACCGAAAAGGAAATCCAGAAAGCGCTGGACAACCTGGTGCGCGGACGCACCACCATCGCCATCGCCCACCGCCTGAGCACGCTGCGCAAGGCCGACCGGCTGGTGGTGCTGGACCGAGGCCAGATCGTCGAGCAGGGGCCGCACGAGGAGCTGATGGCCAAGGAAGGCGCGTACTACCGCCTTTATCAGGCGCAGGCCCGCCAGGCCGAGGCCGACGCCCAGGCGCCGGGCAGCGACGACATGGCCGCCGTGGCCTGA